TTGGAAAGGCAGTGTTTAGATAATTTATAATCCTGGGATTGATGTCTATCCAGTTTTGTACCTGATAAAGTGCACAAAAAACGAATTGAAACTTACCAGTAAATGCTTGATCGGGACTCCGAAACGGCCCCTTGAGTGACTAGAAATGTGAATTCCCCTAGTAAAGACTGCAGAACAGAAGGTTTCAGCTTTTCCTATATTCATGATTATTGCTAGGGATGGTTCATTAGcttaatttgagattgatttatttgtttattttgtgataatgtTAAAATCTTTTACAATATTGGTCATCTCATTGTAACTATTCAATGATATTATATGTTAGTTCGAACGAGTTTGAATTAGATATTATGGTTTCAATCCAAAGATGATTTAACCCTCTACTCGGTTATTGCCGTTGCACCTTGGATTTTGGATTTAATTCAATGTAAGTTAATATATGCATCTATGAATTTGCTGTAAATTAAACATTTCAACTGAGTTAAACCCGCAGTCTGGCATATTCTTTATGGCCAGCACATCAAACTTTAACCAATGCGCAATGCATCGGAAGCTTTTTATTTGTTGCAATAGAGAAATAATACATGTACAAATAACTGATattaaaaaacacaaacaaactGATGTgctttgatgatttatttgtttatttaatctataatttaaaatcatgaaattatataataatacatcagtttatttgtattgatgatatatgaaattttattgtttaacataattcgaATCTGCGGAGATAGGCACTGTTGCTGTAGTGGCTTTCACTTCTTGAGTTGGAACAGGGATTTTCTGTTGTGGGTGGCGGCGAGGACAAGGCCAGCGTGGGTGGGTTCCATGAAAGTAGTGGCAACGTTTTACTCCTCGAGTAATGAAGGCGCCGAACACAGTTCCTAACACAAACGTGACACCCAGTTTAACTGCGCTCATGTTTATTGTAAGATGGGAAAAAGCAGAAAGCAAGCTTGATGTGTCGTGGAGGGTTGGTGGAGgattctaattataattttctagtgTCGTGGTGCCCAAGCCTTTAGACTAAGTGGTTTCAAAAGAAGCCTAAACTCtttttaaaataagcaaaattttatgtgtttatacgtttttaggccactctagaaaagttttaccaaaataagcaaaccgtattttttttaccctttttacccttatgttgaaaaaccaagtaaaaatattttttctgagaatgtgcgtcggtttatagTGGTTACGATGGCGGCTAGGGATTTTAtactgaaaccctaaatatgtcgaattatgtatatggatgtttttgaatgtctCGAAcccttaaaatgatgtagtttccatattaatggatgtctggaagtataatcgttgagagacaaaagcgcacAAATTTACAGTGCTGCGCAAATCGCGCAAATACTATTTACACcgcgcaaacactgtttacatcgcgcaaaagtagatatcatagtctgtgaacagtattttttgcGCGATTTTGCAAGCAGTTTGCGCGATGTGAGTAGTATTTGCGCGGTTTGTGCAGCACTGTTcacagtttgcgtgacactgtccACAGTTTGCATGACACTGTCCACATTTTGTGTGACATTGTTCACtttttgcgtgacactgtttaCTTTTtacgcttttgtctctcaacggctacacttctaggcatccattaacatcgaaactatatcattttaagcgttcgaaacattcaaaaacatccatatacattcgacatatttaggatttcactgtaaaatctcTAGCTACCATTGTAACCGCCATAAACCGACACATATTCtcgaaaaaatatttttacttggtttttcaacataagggtaaaaagggtaaaaaaaatacggtttacttattttggtaaaacttttctagagtgacctaaaaacgtataaacgcttaaaattttgcttattttaattaattaccctaatATTTAAGTGTGCCTGCTGCCTATGGAAGTCGGCAGCTGGGTAGGTGGACGGGCCTTTATTATGATAAGTtgcatatttgttttttaggtGAGCTTGGGTCATTGATGACATAGGTTCTCTTGTATAAATGATTCTTTATcgaatttccttttttaattgtGGATTTGATTACTTTGCGTACACTCCAAATTACTTTATCTCAACGAACCTCAACTTTCTCTTCAAGAAATTGTGGAttgggatattgaaatttttaccacttttttattccgtgtatacaaaattgtcacttatcctaaagctttcacaaatataccacaacagtaatcaccttCCTCAAAATATCTCTCTTCAATCTTTtatgcacaaattctctctcctcttctctgtaacttttttctctcttattctaaagtgataaaagaatcaatcactctctcttctggaaaaaaatgttgaattcttcaaatttcaaaaacaaaagcaggaaataaaaaattcttcagattaataattcttcaaaataaagatttaaaaaaaaaagagtaactcacaaaaaaactcaattagaaaaaaatgaccatcgaagaatATCACATTCagtaggatttaactggaaaaaaaaattaacatttaagaattaaaattaaaaaaaaaaatttacgtttaacctaaaaaacataaaaaaagctTGGCGTAAAATTTGGGAAttgttaacgccaacccttatatgtatataatgtatttatattaatatatattattatattattatattaattttatatattataattatattatattattattatataatatatattatattatataatattataataatatatataatattataatattattataatattatattatatattataataatataattaatatattattttataattatattaaaatatattatattattaataattatataataatatatatataatatatatatatatatattatatatattataaatatatattatttaattatttaattatataattataataatattatatattatatttaatatattataatatataattatattatattttatataatatattttattatatatttgcaatttaaaatattatatatattttattatatattataatatattatatataatataattataattatataatatattacataatattattatgtaatatacatataatattattatttacattattaatataatatatacattatattaatataaaatattatatatattttattctctgcAATATTTTCTTGCAGAGAATCCTGATGCTTCTGTCATAAATCTCTGGAAGGATTAAAGGTGGGCCTACCattcaaaaaaaccaaagagTGATAGCAAATATAgcttggcgttaacgccaacttttcctttttttttttttatttccccAGCTCCCTTGTCCCACCATTTGCCcccagctttttttttttttttattttgaccaagggttggcgatgtcgCCAAcctttggtttatatattatatatataatatatataattatatattataatatattatatataataatatattaatacatattatatattataatatataatattatattataatatattaatattagactataatattataatatatttaaattcaggGATTGACGTAAAATCCACAGCTTTCacctttttaatttgttaaattaatttgaaatttgatacaaatataaattaatattatattatatataaaatattataatattaatattataatatataatattattgtaatatattaatataatattatatattataatatataattattaatactagaatatctttaatattataataatataaataatatataattataatattctaattaaaatataatataatatatcatatattaatatataatataattatatatacatatatatataattaaataattatatatatataaattatgttttgctttataaaaggtgggcccaccctacattaatgctacaggcCAATTTCCCTTATCGTCAACCCAGACtgtttttacatatattttataaaatataaaataatattataatataatatttataattatataaattttattatatataatatatattaccaggggttggcggcatcgccaactcttggcgtcgccaagggttggcgatgtcgccaacccctgtaataattatatatattatatataatatattttatattatatatgtaatattatattataaaatattataatttaattatataaattataatattatagtatataatatattatattaatataataatattatttaatattatatacatatattaagggttggcgttacacAGCAACTTTcacgccaacctttttttttttttaaagttaaatgtctagttttttttgtttcacttaaatgcttaaatagcaattttttttctttttccagttaaatactgttacatgatcatcttacatggtcatttcttcgatggtcattttttaacttgtaggttgctcttttttttcccccttttttttttaaatccttactttgaagaattcttaatttgaaaaatttggttgtttccttcctgtttttgtttttgaagatgagggagaagagagagtgatttctttataactttggaagaagaggaagaagagaaaaaaaagttgcagagaagaggagagagaatttatgcatgaaagattgaagaggggtattttagggaatgtgagtactgttgtggtatatttgtgaaagctttaggataggtggcaattttgtatacacggaataaaaaagtagtaaaaatttcaatttcccttgtGGATTTGACTCACTATTTGCGAAATGGAATATGTTAAGAAGCAACGCCAATATGATTCTATCCCGTCGTAGCATGTTTCTTAAACCATGagatattatttgttttaatttttgttggcaatacaaattttttttttgaaaaaagttttgcaaaagtaataataagtttatatttgatttaaaaccaTTGACTTGGTTTAGAGGATTGAGTTTATATCAACCTAAAACCTTTAACTTTTATTCCATgtgtgaatttttaatattaacataatttttagcCGAAAAATTTCAAGAGAAATCATCACCATCCTCATAAATGAGGGTACTGTTGATGAGGTTTTCATTTATacataagaaattatttaaaattacgaggtataattttattaaagactGTCCTGCAAAAGAgagagagggggggggggggggggggggggggggggggggggggggggggggaagagAAAGAGTAGGATAATAAACACATATTGACTCAAAGCCCTTAATTTCTattctatataaaatatttgacgTTAATAAGTTCGTGCCTTCGTTCCATATTTTAAATCCCTACAATTTTATGTTAAAgtaataattagttttttttttttttgtttccgaGAATAAGTCCCAATCTGTATCAGTCTTGAAGAAACaagacaaacaaaagaaaatcaattcaaCCGGGGGGCCTCGGAATCTGATGGGAGTTTTTCCACCGTTAAATCGAAGGTAAGGATCGGATCGGATGATAATAAATCAAAGGATAGTCGTAAAACAATCCATAAGATGTATCTATGGCTATTATCAGCCACAATTTTCTCTCAGGCTACATTACATATACATAGTTTATCGTTTCAAGAGTTATACAGTTCACATAATTGGTCAGTATCCAGTACCCAGTCAGTACCCtattcaagatttttatttctCCACAAATACCCAGTTACACTTCCTTAAAATCTTGAAGATGAGCTTTATGGGTTCCCAGGCAGTAGCTCTTTTCATTTTGCTCAATATCACATTCTGTATTTGTGTTTTATCAAATAAGGTTCCTTGCCCTCCCAAAATTTCCCCATCACCTCCCTCAGTCCCAACGAAGCCAGTTAAATGTCCTAAAGATACCTTGAAGTTCGGTGTTTGCGGGAGCTGGTTAGGGTTGGTTTATGAGGTCGTAGGGACTAAACCCAGCAAAGAATGTTGCAGTTTGATTAAAGGTCTTGCTGATCTTGAAGCTGCATTGTGTTTATGTACCGCCATTAAAGCCAATGTTTTGGGAGCTAGCAAGTTTCAAGTACCAATTGCCCTCAGTTTGGTTCTTAATTCATGTGATAAAAAGGTTCCTGAAGGCTTCCAATGCTAGTAGACTATCAATGCCTAATTCTACCCCAATTCTAGATTGATGAGGTAAGATTTAAATTctattagaaaataattttactttaaattgaACTGAGCTTGATCATTATGATGAATTGAAGCAATAATGCAGgagtaattattattaatgaatCGATGATGTTTTTAGCCCTATATTTAGCGTAGACTGATTCATCATAGGTAGTAGATGTCCATTACATATCAATTGGTGCCAAAATGTTATCGAATCTAAAAAAGACAGGTAAATAACTAAGTTCTTTacaactaaaatataaatattttatatagtgttttaataatttagaatgacaaaaaaaaagtcaattcgAAAAGTagaatcaatgaaataaaatgttttgGATTCAGTACTCATTCCAATTTGTTTTGAAGGTCTTATGCAAAATTAGAACTAAAAATTTCTACACTGTTTTGGTGATTCAATTGAccggataaataaataaaaaaggtgtttcttttaaaactaaatctaTTTATGGTAGTTTTGAATTGAGTTatcaatttgaactcaatttaaatttaaaagatttgttTGAAAACGAGTTTGACTTGCCTAATTATAAATGAGTTCATCGAAAAAGTTGTTAGAAAAatcaatgaagaagaagaagagtcacAAAAAATGAGAATTACAAACatagaagaaaaaatgagaagaaagtTCTAAAAGGGATAAGAGTAGTgctatgtatacaattttatatataaataacaatgcatcattatgtgattagacagtttaaaattaaagttaaaaataatgacTAATTACAcaataatatatcgttatttatatatatactattatggtagagtaaataatattaaaaacataaaatacatgTTGGAGTTGGGCCAAATTGAACAAGACGATGGCCTGTTCTCAATCACCAGCACAGCTGATCCATGTCTACTCACGAGTGATGATGCCATCACAAATTCAAAGTTGAAGGACAATAATAACTGTATATTATCATCTTAAATGGAAGACGACCAAACAGTAATAATACTTTGAGGGCAACAATTATTGACGATACAATCTTTCATGGATAGTCTTACATAGTTGACGACGTGCCATGATTCATTATTTATCCAGGTCTTATTATGAAATGAAACATAGAGAACGAAATCATGAAAGTTTTTTTGGTTCATGTGCATT
This sequence is a window from Mangifera indica cultivar Alphonso chromosome 5, CATAS_Mindica_2.1, whole genome shotgun sequence. Protein-coding genes within it:
- the LOC123216724 gene encoding putative lipid-binding protein At4g00165, translated to MSFMGSQAVALFILLNITFCICVLSNKVPCPPKISPSPPSVPTKPVKCPKDTLKFGVCGSWLGLVYEVVGTKPSKECCSLIKGLADLEAALCLCTAIKANVLGASKFQVPIALSLVLNSCDKKVPEGFQC